One window from the genome of Cucumis melo cultivar AY chromosome 12, USDA_Cmelo_AY_1.0, whole genome shotgun sequence encodes:
- the LOC127144175 gene encoding uncharacterized protein LOC127144175 → MNRDWIKLKNRFSSDYIHGVAQFMEVAKCHVNDVGKTRCPCKYCQNSMTQTLDGVERHLFMYGISSVYNKWVYHGEATNLARFERGATSSEGDTLSREANVGDEDDDILDLLNDLQGSMIAREEDFDDGDGFDDEFPEDVDEMDTSNIFEELMKEARNPLYHGCTKFSSLNFLVKLMHIKVLNNWSNKSFDMLLELLKDAFPVGTYIPKSFYEAKRKLCDLGLGYDSIHACKYDCVLFRKEFANCQSCPVCGESRYKTNSGKGKKIPNKVLRHFPLIPRLKRLFLSKHIASEMRWHKDKRVDTEDVLRHPADAAGWKHFDKEFPQFASEPRNVRLGLASDGFNPFGNMSTAYSMWPVVLIPYNLPPGSV, encoded by the coding sequence ATGAATAGGGATTggattaaactaaaaaatagattttcaagTGATTATATTCATGGGGTTGCTCAATTTATGGAAGTGGCTAAGTGTCATGTAAACGATGTGGGGAAAACTAGGTGCCCATGTAAGTATTGTCAAAATTCAATGACACAAACATTGGACGGAGTAGAGCGTCATTTATTTATGTACGGAATATCCTCTGTATATAATAAATGGGTTTATCATGGAGAAGCAACGAACTTAGCTCGATTTGAACGGGGTGCTACTTCATCAGAAGGTGATACATTAAGTAGAGAGGCTAATGTTGGCGACGAGGACGATGATATTTTagatcttttaaatgatttgcAAGGATCAATGATAGCAAGGGAAGAAGATTTTGATGATGGGGATGGTTTTGATGATGAATTTCCAGAAGATGTCGATGAAATGGATACTAGTAACATTTTTGAGGAGTTGATGAAGGAAGCACGTAACCCGTTGTATCATGGATGTACCAAATTTTcatcgttgaattttttggtgaAGTTAATGCATATCAAAGTTTTGAATAATTGGAGCAACAAATCGTTTGATATGCTACTAGAATTGTTGAAAGATGCATTTCCAGTCGGTACATATATACCTAAATCATTTTACGAAGCTAAGAGAAAATTATGTGATTTAGGGTTAGGATATGATTCCATCCACGCTTGTAAATATGACTGTGTACtatttcgaaaagaatttgcTAATTGTCAAAGTTGTCCAGTATGTGGTGAATCTCGATATAAAACAAATAGTGGGAAAGGAAAGAAGATTCCAAATAAGGTTTTGCGTCACTTTCCATTAATTCCAAGGTTGAAACGATTGTTTTTATCAAAACATATTGCTTCTGAGATGAGATGGCATAAGGATAAACGAGTTGACACAGAGGATGTTTTacgacatccagctgatgctgcaggatggaagcactttgataaAGAATTTCCTCAATTTGCTTCAGAGCCAAGAAATGTTCGTTTAGGCTTAGCTTCAGACGGTTTTAATCCATTTGGGAATATGAGTACTGCATATAGCATGTGGCCAGTAGTGCTTATTCCATACAATTTGCCCCCTGGAAGTGTATGA
- the LOC103488583 gene encoding berberine bridge enzyme-like 13, with translation MLYSGFSILILLLPFLLSLSVSASLEQSFLQCVSLNSQQSVPPLSVCSQNNPSFFPLLQSTAQNLRYLDPSVPKPQFIFTPLHDTHVQAAVICSKKLQIHLRVRSGGHDYEGLSYASEIETPFIVIDLAKLRSVEVNIQDNTAWVQAGATVGEVYYRISEKSNVHGFPAGLCTSLGIGGHITGGAYGSMMRKYGLGADNVIDARIVDVNGRILNRSTMGEDYFWAIRGGAGGSFGIILWWKLQLVSVPEIVTVFTVPKTLQQGATQVLYKWQQVADKLDEDLFIRVIIQVTNDKATKERTITTAYNALFLGDSNRLLQIMRKSFPELGLTPKDCIETSWIKSVLYIAGEPPKTPPEVLLQGKPQFKNYFKAKSDFVQVPIPETGLEGLWKIFLQEESPLMIWNPYGGMMSKISENEIPFPHRKGNLFKIQYVNPWQAGDKHETRHIEWIRELYNYMAPYVSKSPRAAYVNYRDLDLGMNKKDNTTLAQANEWGNKYFKNNFNRLVKVKTKVDPGNFFRHEQSIPPLASAASFRTKKSKRSPKY, from the coding sequence ATGTTGTATTCAGGCTTTTCCATTTTGATTCTATTACTTCCCTTTCTTCTATCACTTTCAGTCTCAGCTTCATTGGAGCAAAGTTTTCTACAATGTGTATCTCTCAATTCTCAACAATCTGTTCCTCCATTATCTGTTTGTTCTCAAAACAATCCTTCATTCTTCCCTCTCCTTCAGTCAACTGCACAAAACCTTAGATACTTGGACCCTTCAGTTCCCAAGCCTCAATTTATCTTCACTCCATTGCATGACACTCATGTCCAAGCAGCCGTTATTTGTTCGAAGAAGCTCCAGATACATCTTCGAGTTCGTAGTGGTGGCCATGACTATGAGGGTCTTTCCTACGCTTCCGAAATCGAAACTCCTTTCATTGTCATAGACCTAGCGAAACTCCGGTCGGTCGAAGTGAATATCCAAGATAACACAGCATGGGTTCAGGCTGGTGCAACGGTTGGTGAAGTTTACTATAGAATCTCAGAGAAAAGCAATGTCCATGGCTTCCCTGCTGGCCTTTGCACTAGCTTAGGTATTGGTGGCCACATAACAGGTGGTGCATACGGCTCCATGATGAGAAAATATGGCCTTGGTGCTGATAATGTCATTGATGCTCGGATTGTCGACGTTAATGGTAGAATCCTCAATAGATCCACGATGGGAGAGGACTACTTTTGGGCTATTAGAGGGGGTGCTGGAGGTAGCTTTGGGATTATTCTTTGGTGGAAGTTGCAATTGGTTTCTGTTCCAGAAATTGTGACAGTTTTCACTGTTCCAAAGACATTACAGCAAGGTGCCACTCAAGTCCTGTACAAATGGCAACAAGTTGCTGACAAGCTGGATGAAGATTTGTTCATTAGAGTCATAATACAAGTAACAAATGATAAAGCTACAAAAGAAAGAACCATTACCACTGCTTACAATGCTCTCTTTCTTGGAGATTCCAACAGACTCCTACAAATTATGAGAAAAAGTTTCCCTGAATTGGGTTTGACACCAAAAGATTGTATTGAAACCAGCTGGATTAAATCAGTTCTTTACATAGCTGGAGAACCACCAAAAACACCACCTGAAGTTCTTCTACAAGGAAAGCCACAATTCAAGAACTACTTCAAAGCTAAATCAGactttgttcaagtcccaaTCCCAGAAACTGGATTGGAAGGTCTATGGAAAATATTTCTCCAAGAAGAAAGCCCACTGATGATCTGGAACCCTTATGGAGGAATGATGAGCAAGATCTCAGAGAATGAAATCCCATTCCCCCACAGAAAAGGAAACTTGTTCAAAATTCAGTATGTAAACCCATGGCAAGCTGGAGATAAACATGAAACAAGACACATAGAGTGGATCAGAGAACTCTACAACTACATGGCTCCATATGTTTCCAAGTCTCCAAGAGCTGCATATGTAAATTATAGAGATCTTGATTTGGGTATGAACAAGAAGGACAATACAACCTTGGCTCAGGCCAATGAATGGGGCAACAAATATTTCAAGAACAACTTCAATAGGCTTGTGAAGGTAAAGACAAAAGTTGATCCTGGTAACTTTTTCAGGCATGAACAGAGCATTCCTCCTTTGGCTAGCGCCGCATCATTTAGGACTAAAAAATCCAAAAGAAGTCCCAAGTATTGA
- the LOC103488580 gene encoding uncharacterized protein LOC103488580 isoform X1, with protein sequence MVEDVESKPESSNSCCKVWKDLCTKLEEKRNALRQATKLLNEQCKRIEMENRNLKKGYEEEKARASIEREGKDKESAIRVSLEREILDLKSQISSLRQNDVEAVNVLGEVDHLNALVAESKKEIVQLKELLEIEKRRKDAERNNAEARKEEAAQALKTVKIERSKVSDLRKFHKAEMDKVNDCRQQLGMLQKEYEETKLKLASETSKLIEVKKDLEVEKQRAVKERERADSEISKAQASRIKAEVAMKQAGEEKSRAENLFQQLERMTCKIKELEKEVKELQTVKIFIESCCGQQVKKTNRKGAKKNDKTWMEMIQSNANELKLAFEFLKAKEFNTMHKMDRNLGIIKEKSVDSSLIESSELKNHLEIYRRKAMDEQCRADKLSLELEEKKRKVEKLQKNVRELKSSGKFVNASGVSLEHAMTSERAEMKLLKKKLKFEKTRLKHARQVAKVEKTHRTIIQQELSRFKLEFVQLSNHLDGLHKFASTGTKDNNELEKTMNAKNLQSLYSKKNVRAIEAFQTWMPDTLRQTTPQPSAPLLPLSGVNHITSLSGIESRSESFPGDSNRKMLQSCAVNSSTASFSDGQLVGSQEKAGLCLTATKLVGENLNVQPRISNLSSEVSKMQSNENLTMMAENSGRSPIKNHVGRANEKQQKRKRTTGAVESIDYLYHEKKKVHSQVEELLHALNSPLEKSGHVISSLLQDSSADKKIQKRKKALCQKKLKVQRVLGDSERKLDRVDNEVCVPKSSGRQPSQPVSKLTDSFQPCAEELNNSIISELQTLETFGNIADVDYMKLLDLDSAADEECYRRAVEMPLSPSLPAIYIPGAETSALNDFDSLVDEFQKELPDDRKDEPQSHSDGVTDVEIKSNYTESCNFDLVGDIHSQRQVDSCSIQGRHERDLFDIVQAENNCLDQVEVSLGMPGTNVSLSGCEGVDISEIISGTLDNSIPDFCVLFSDSKDCQSIFRIFSATKACIKRSSMISQKEWMVQGILASLNMEHELLSKEKTCVFFSLLLLNFTIVAVHKYGNILNCDTCLDSFSAHICEAMLDLEIRSLFAKLLSLDKLLALIEDFLVDGRILSCTDASLETLTKGVLRVNIPIDGVNRILSLTPASTEYLIAGSSILASIFKAVHRTDLLWEVSYSILRSCRHEPSLMLTLLHIFAHIGGDQFFNVEGYSTLRAVLKSIIMHLEKVGSSDDATFSPLKRNCRTEFAQCASCPFSEEAMSMPTTISFLLQLIRKNISNGIMDEDLENPTSSLNLESFLKRNIPNQSRSKNSSEKEVRPSLYLDTDASCFLKKFRVSDDEPHFLFNPSLSDVIDTISLVELLAGYMSWNWTFANIISQLMDLMKSSAKKGFAIVILLGQLGRLGVDAGGFDDGGVKILRFNLSAFLCLDTTIKSGLCVQIATVSALLGLLPFDFETIIQDKVSYLASSSHYAEVNLIKTWFSLLSPKQKELSRNILQVGVCNVS encoded by the exons GGTATGAGGAGGAAAAGGCTCGAGCTTCTATTGAGAGAGAGGGCAAAGACAAAGAATCTGCTATTAGAGTGTCTTTAGAGAGGGAAATTTTGGACTTGAAATCTCAAATTTCATCATTGAGACAAAATGATGTGGAGGCAGTTAATGTCCTAGGGGAAGTAGATCATCTTAATGCACTTGTTGCTGAGAGTAAGAAGGAAATTGTCCAACTAAAAGAACTTCTAGAAatagagaagagaaggaaagaTGCTGAAAGGAATAATGCTGAAGCGAGGAAAGAGGAGGCTGCCCAAGCATTGAAAACTGTCAAGATTGAAAGGAGTAAGGTTAGCGACTTGAGGAAGTTTCACAAAGCAGAAATGGATAAGGTTAATGATTGCAGACAACAACTTGGGATGTTGCAAAAAGAATATGAAGAAACAAAGTTAAAGTTGGCTAGTGAAACATCTAAACTAATTGAGGTAAAGAAAGATCTAGAGGTTGAAAAGCAAAGGGCTGTCAAAGAGAGAGAGCGTGCAGATTCTGAAATATCTAAAGCTCAGGCTTCAAGGATAAAAGCTGAAGTAGCCATGAAACAGGCTGGGGAAGAAAAATCTAGGGCTGAAAACTTATTTCAGCAACTGGAAAGAATGACATGCAAGATTAAGGAATTGGAGAAGGAGGTCAAAGAACTTCAGACTGTGAAAATTTTTATTGAATCCTGTTGTGGCCAACAGGTTAAGAAAACTAATAGGAAGGGTGCGAAAAAGAACGATAAAACTTGGATGGAAATGATACAGAGTAATGCAAATGAATTAAAGTTGGCTTTTGAGTTTTTGAAGGCTAAGGAGTTTAACACAATGCATAAGATGGACAGAAATTTGGGGATTATAAAGGAGAAGTCAGTAGATTCCAGCTTGATAGAATCATCAGAACTGAAAAACCATTTGGAGATTTATCGCAGGAAGGCCATGGATGAACAATGCCGTGCTGATAAATTGTCTCTTGAgttagaagaaaagaaaaggaaggttgAGAAATTGCAGAAGAACGTACGTGAATTGAAGTCTTCTGGGAAATTCGTGAATGCGTCTGGTGTTTCTTTAGAACATGCTATGACTTCTGAACGTGCAGAAATGaagcttttgaaaaaaaagCTAAAGTTTGAGAAAACGCGATTGAAACATGCTAGACAAGTGGCTAAAGTGGAAAAAACTCACCGTACCATTATTCAACAAGAACTGAGTCGTTTTAAGCTAGAATTTGTCCAGCTGTCAAACCACTTGGATGGCCTACATAAATTTGCCTCTACTGGCACTAAGGATAATAATGAGTTGGAAAAG ACGATGAATGCTAAGAACTTGCAAAGTTTGTATTCAAAGAAGAATGTACGTGCTATAGAGGCATTCCAAACCTGGATGCCTGATACTCTCAGGCAGACCACCCCGCAACCCAGTGCTCCGCTTCTTCCTTTGTCTGGAGTGAATCATATCACATCTTTATCAGGTATTGAGTCTAGGTCGGAGTCCTTTCCTGGAGACTCTAACAGAAAAATGTTACAAAGTTGTGCAGTCAATTCAAGTACTGCATCTTTTTCTGATGGTCAGTTGGTCGGCTCACAGGAAAAGGCTGGCCTTTGTTTGACCGCAACGAAACTGGTTGGAGAGAATTTGAATGTGCAACCAAGAATATCTAACTTATCTAGTGAAGTTAGTAAGATGCAAAGCAATGAAAACCTGACTATGATGGCTGAAAATAGCGGAAGAAGTCCTATTAAAAACCATGTTGGGAGAGCTAATGAAAAgcaacaaaagagaaaaaggaccACTGGAGCTGTTGAATCCATTGATTATTTATATCATGAGAAGAAGAAAGTGCATTCTCAGGTTGAAGAGCTCTTGCATGCTCTAAACAGTCCTTTAGAAAAGAGTGGACATGTGATTTCAAGCTTGCTTCAAGATTCTTCTGCTGATAAGAAAATTCAGAAGAGAAAAAAGGCTTTGTGCCAGAAGAAATTAAAGGTGCAACGTGTACTTGGTGATAGTGAAAGGAAGTTGGATAGAGTTGACAATGAAGTTTGTGTGCCCAAAAGTAGTGGTAGGCAACCTTCTCAACCTGTCAGCAAACTTACGGACAGTTTCCAGCCATGTGCAGAGGAACTTAATAATTCTATCATAAGTGAACTTCAAACCTTAGAAACTTTTGGGAATATAGCAGATGTGGACTATATGAAATTGCTAGATCTGGATAGTGCTGCTGATGAGGAATGTTACAGGAGAGCAGTGGAAATGCCACTGTCGCCTTCACTTCCAGCTATTTATATTCCTGGTGCTGAAACCTCTGCTTTGAATGATTTTGATTCTTTAGTAGATGAGTTCCAGAAAGAATTGCCAGATGATAGAAAGGATGAACCACAATCACATAGCGATGGTGTCACTGATGTTGAGATTAAGTCCAATTATACGGAATCCTGCAACTTTGACTTGGTAGGAGATATTCATAGTCAACGCCAAGTTGATTCATGTTCAATACAAGGGAGACATGAGAGGGATCTTTTCGATATTGTGCAGGCAGAAAATAACTGCCTGGATCAGGTTGAGGTCAGTCTAGGGATGCCTGGGACAAACGTTTCTCTCTCTGGTTGTGAAGGGGTGGACATATCAGAAATTATATCTGGAACCCTGGACAACTCTATCCCTGACTTTTGTGTTCTTTTCTCTGATTCAAAAGACTGTCAGAGCATCTTTAGAATTTTTTCAGCAACTAAGGCTTGTATAAAGAGGAGCTCTATGATTAGTCAAAAAGAATGGATGGTGCAAGGGATTTTGGCTTCCCTAAACATGGAGCATGAACTTTTATCGAA GGAGAAGACTTGTGTATTCTTTTCCTTGTTGCTGCTCAACTTCACCATTGTTGCTGTGCATAAATATGGGAACATTTTGAACTGCGATACGTGCTTGGATTCTTTTTCGGCGCACATATGCGAAG CAATGCTTGATCTGGAAATAAGGAGTTTGTTTGCTAAATTGCTTAGTTTGGACAAGTTACTTGCCCTCATAGAAGACTTCCTAGTAGATGGACGGATCCTGTCATGTACAGATGCCTCTCTTGAGACATTGACGAAGGGGGTTTTGAGAGTCAATATCCCTATCGATGGAGTAAACAGAATATTGTCACTTACCCCAGCGTCAACGGAGTATTTGATTGCAGGAAGTTCCATACTAGCATCAATTTTTAAGGCAGTTCATCGTACTGATCTTCTTTGGGAGGTATCATACAGTATTTTGAGAAGCTGCAGGCATGAGCCTTCGTTGATGTTGACATTGCTTCATATTTTTGCACATATTGGTGGAGATCAGTTTTTCAATGTGGAAGGTTACTCTACTCTGAGGGCTGTCTTGAAATCAATAATCATGCACCTTGAGAAGGTTGGATCATCAGATGATGCTACTTTCTCCCCACTCAAGAGAAATTGCAGAACAGAGTTTGCTCAATGTGCTAGCTGCCCTTTTTCAGAGGAAGCCATGTCTATGCCCACGACTATCTCGTTTCTGTTGCAATTGATCCGGAAGAATATATCAAATGGGATTATGGATGAAGATTTAGAAAATCCAACCAGTTCGTTAAATCTGGAATCCTTCCTCAAGAGGAATATACCAAATCAGAGCCGTAGTAAAAATTCAAGTGAAAAAGAGGTCCGTCCATCATTGTATTTGGACACTGATGCTTCTTGTTTTTTAAAGAAGTTCAGGGTGTCTGATGATGAACCACACTTTCTCTTCAATCCATCATTGTCTGATGTTATCGATACCATCTCATTGGTCGAACTTCTAGCGGGCTACATG AGCTGGAATTGGACATTTGCTAACATTATCTCTCAACTCATGGATTTAATGAAGTCATCTGCTAAGAAGGGCTTCGCAATTGTGATTCTTCTTGGCCAACTAGGGAG GTTAGGCGTAGATGCTGGAGGCTTTGACGATGGAGGAGTTAAGATCTTGAGATTTAATCTATCAGCATTTCTTTGCTTGGACACTACCATTAAATCAGGTCTCTGTGTTCAAATTGCTACGGTTTCTGCCTTGTTAGGCCTTCTCCCTTTTGATTTTGAAACTATCATTCAAGATAAAGTAAGCTATCTAGCCTCTTCGAGTCACTATGCTGAGGTTAACTTAATAAAGACGTGGTTTTCTTTATTAAGTCCGAAACAGAAGGAGTTGTCACGTAACATTTTACAAGTTGGTGTTTGCAATGTAAGCtga
- the LOC103488580 gene encoding uncharacterized protein LOC103488580 isoform X2: MVEDVESKPESSNSCCKVWKDLCTKLEEKRNALRQATKLLNEQCKRIEMENRNLKKGYEEEKARASIEREGKDKESAIRVSLEREILDLKSQISSLRQNDVEAVNVLGEVDHLNALVAESKKEIVQLKELLEIEKRRKDAERNNAEARKEEAAQALKTVKIERSKVSDLRKFHKAEMDKVNDCRQQLGMLQKEYEETKLKLASETSKLIEVKKDLEVEKQRAVKERERADSEISKAQASRIKAEVAMKQAGEEKSRAENLFQQLERMTCKIKELEKEVKELQTVKIFIESCCGQQVKKTNRKGAKKNDKTWMEMIQSNANELKLAFEFLKAKEFNTMHKMDRNLGIIKEKSVDSSLIESSELKNHLEIYRRKAMDEQCRADKLSLELEEKKRKVEKLQKNVRELKSSGKFVNASGVSLEHAMTSERAEMKLLKKKLKFEKTRLKHARQVAKVEKTHRTIIQQELSRFKLEFVQLSNHLDGLHKFASTGTKDNNELEKTMNAKNLQSLYSKKNVRAIEAFQTWMPDTLRQTTPQPSAPLLPLSGVNHITSLSGIESRSESFPGDSNRKMLQSCAVNSSTASFSDGQLVGSQEKAGLCLTATKLVGENLNVQPRISNLSSEVSKMQSNENLTMMAENSGRSPIKNHVGRANEKQQKRKRTTGAVESIDYLYHEKKKVHSQVEELLHALNSPLEKSGHVISSLLQDSSADKKIQKRKKALCQKKLKVQRVLGDSERKLDRVDNEVCVPKSSGRQPSQPVSKLTDSFQPCAEELNNSIISELQTLETFGNIADVDYMKLLDLDSAADEECYRRAVEMPLSPSLPAIYIPGAETSALNDFDSLVDEFQKELPDDRKDEPQSHSDGVTDVEIKSNYTESCNFDLVGDIHSQRQVDSCSIQGRHERDLFDIVQAENNCLDQVEVSLGMPGTNVSLSGCEGVDISEIISGTLDNSIPDFCVLFSDSKDCQSIFRIFSATKACIKRSSMISQKEWMVQGILASLNMEHELLSKEKTCVFFSLLLLNFTIVAVHKYGNILNCDTCLDSFSAHICEAMLDLEIRSLFAKLLSLDKLLALIEDFLVDGRILSCTDASLETLTKGVLRVNIPIDGVNRILSLTPASTEYLIAGSSILASIFKAVHRTDLLWEVSYSILRSCRHEPSLMLTLLHIFAHIGGDQFFNVEGYSTLRAVLKSIIMHLEKVGSSDDATFSPLKRNCRTEFAQCASCPFSEEAMSMPTTISFLLQLIRKNISNGIMDEDLENPTSSLNLESFLKRNIPNQSRSKNSSEKEVRPSLYLDTDASCFLKKFRVSDDEPHFLFNPSLSDVIDTISLVELLAGYMETMKGLPLMEDQGMWRGKNQSYIQNHFPRKQPWSPQTNAQEI; the protein is encoded by the exons GGTATGAGGAGGAAAAGGCTCGAGCTTCTATTGAGAGAGAGGGCAAAGACAAAGAATCTGCTATTAGAGTGTCTTTAGAGAGGGAAATTTTGGACTTGAAATCTCAAATTTCATCATTGAGACAAAATGATGTGGAGGCAGTTAATGTCCTAGGGGAAGTAGATCATCTTAATGCACTTGTTGCTGAGAGTAAGAAGGAAATTGTCCAACTAAAAGAACTTCTAGAAatagagaagagaaggaaagaTGCTGAAAGGAATAATGCTGAAGCGAGGAAAGAGGAGGCTGCCCAAGCATTGAAAACTGTCAAGATTGAAAGGAGTAAGGTTAGCGACTTGAGGAAGTTTCACAAAGCAGAAATGGATAAGGTTAATGATTGCAGACAACAACTTGGGATGTTGCAAAAAGAATATGAAGAAACAAAGTTAAAGTTGGCTAGTGAAACATCTAAACTAATTGAGGTAAAGAAAGATCTAGAGGTTGAAAAGCAAAGGGCTGTCAAAGAGAGAGAGCGTGCAGATTCTGAAATATCTAAAGCTCAGGCTTCAAGGATAAAAGCTGAAGTAGCCATGAAACAGGCTGGGGAAGAAAAATCTAGGGCTGAAAACTTATTTCAGCAACTGGAAAGAATGACATGCAAGATTAAGGAATTGGAGAAGGAGGTCAAAGAACTTCAGACTGTGAAAATTTTTATTGAATCCTGTTGTGGCCAACAGGTTAAGAAAACTAATAGGAAGGGTGCGAAAAAGAACGATAAAACTTGGATGGAAATGATACAGAGTAATGCAAATGAATTAAAGTTGGCTTTTGAGTTTTTGAAGGCTAAGGAGTTTAACACAATGCATAAGATGGACAGAAATTTGGGGATTATAAAGGAGAAGTCAGTAGATTCCAGCTTGATAGAATCATCAGAACTGAAAAACCATTTGGAGATTTATCGCAGGAAGGCCATGGATGAACAATGCCGTGCTGATAAATTGTCTCTTGAgttagaagaaaagaaaaggaaggttgAGAAATTGCAGAAGAACGTACGTGAATTGAAGTCTTCTGGGAAATTCGTGAATGCGTCTGGTGTTTCTTTAGAACATGCTATGACTTCTGAACGTGCAGAAATGaagcttttgaaaaaaaagCTAAAGTTTGAGAAAACGCGATTGAAACATGCTAGACAAGTGGCTAAAGTGGAAAAAACTCACCGTACCATTATTCAACAAGAACTGAGTCGTTTTAAGCTAGAATTTGTCCAGCTGTCAAACCACTTGGATGGCCTACATAAATTTGCCTCTACTGGCACTAAGGATAATAATGAGTTGGAAAAG ACGATGAATGCTAAGAACTTGCAAAGTTTGTATTCAAAGAAGAATGTACGTGCTATAGAGGCATTCCAAACCTGGATGCCTGATACTCTCAGGCAGACCACCCCGCAACCCAGTGCTCCGCTTCTTCCTTTGTCTGGAGTGAATCATATCACATCTTTATCAGGTATTGAGTCTAGGTCGGAGTCCTTTCCTGGAGACTCTAACAGAAAAATGTTACAAAGTTGTGCAGTCAATTCAAGTACTGCATCTTTTTCTGATGGTCAGTTGGTCGGCTCACAGGAAAAGGCTGGCCTTTGTTTGACCGCAACGAAACTGGTTGGAGAGAATTTGAATGTGCAACCAAGAATATCTAACTTATCTAGTGAAGTTAGTAAGATGCAAAGCAATGAAAACCTGACTATGATGGCTGAAAATAGCGGAAGAAGTCCTATTAAAAACCATGTTGGGAGAGCTAATGAAAAgcaacaaaagagaaaaaggaccACTGGAGCTGTTGAATCCATTGATTATTTATATCATGAGAAGAAGAAAGTGCATTCTCAGGTTGAAGAGCTCTTGCATGCTCTAAACAGTCCTTTAGAAAAGAGTGGACATGTGATTTCAAGCTTGCTTCAAGATTCTTCTGCTGATAAGAAAATTCAGAAGAGAAAAAAGGCTTTGTGCCAGAAGAAATTAAAGGTGCAACGTGTACTTGGTGATAGTGAAAGGAAGTTGGATAGAGTTGACAATGAAGTTTGTGTGCCCAAAAGTAGTGGTAGGCAACCTTCTCAACCTGTCAGCAAACTTACGGACAGTTTCCAGCCATGTGCAGAGGAACTTAATAATTCTATCATAAGTGAACTTCAAACCTTAGAAACTTTTGGGAATATAGCAGATGTGGACTATATGAAATTGCTAGATCTGGATAGTGCTGCTGATGAGGAATGTTACAGGAGAGCAGTGGAAATGCCACTGTCGCCTTCACTTCCAGCTATTTATATTCCTGGTGCTGAAACCTCTGCTTTGAATGATTTTGATTCTTTAGTAGATGAGTTCCAGAAAGAATTGCCAGATGATAGAAAGGATGAACCACAATCACATAGCGATGGTGTCACTGATGTTGAGATTAAGTCCAATTATACGGAATCCTGCAACTTTGACTTGGTAGGAGATATTCATAGTCAACGCCAAGTTGATTCATGTTCAATACAAGGGAGACATGAGAGGGATCTTTTCGATATTGTGCAGGCAGAAAATAACTGCCTGGATCAGGTTGAGGTCAGTCTAGGGATGCCTGGGACAAACGTTTCTCTCTCTGGTTGTGAAGGGGTGGACATATCAGAAATTATATCTGGAACCCTGGACAACTCTATCCCTGACTTTTGTGTTCTTTTCTCTGATTCAAAAGACTGTCAGAGCATCTTTAGAATTTTTTCAGCAACTAAGGCTTGTATAAAGAGGAGCTCTATGATTAGTCAAAAAGAATGGATGGTGCAAGGGATTTTGGCTTCCCTAAACATGGAGCATGAACTTTTATCGAA GGAGAAGACTTGTGTATTCTTTTCCTTGTTGCTGCTCAACTTCACCATTGTTGCTGTGCATAAATATGGGAACATTTTGAACTGCGATACGTGCTTGGATTCTTTTTCGGCGCACATATGCGAAG CAATGCTTGATCTGGAAATAAGGAGTTTGTTTGCTAAATTGCTTAGTTTGGACAAGTTACTTGCCCTCATAGAAGACTTCCTAGTAGATGGACGGATCCTGTCATGTACAGATGCCTCTCTTGAGACATTGACGAAGGGGGTTTTGAGAGTCAATATCCCTATCGATGGAGTAAACAGAATATTGTCACTTACCCCAGCGTCAACGGAGTATTTGATTGCAGGAAGTTCCATACTAGCATCAATTTTTAAGGCAGTTCATCGTACTGATCTTCTTTGGGAGGTATCATACAGTATTTTGAGAAGCTGCAGGCATGAGCCTTCGTTGATGTTGACATTGCTTCATATTTTTGCACATATTGGTGGAGATCAGTTTTTCAATGTGGAAGGTTACTCTACTCTGAGGGCTGTCTTGAAATCAATAATCATGCACCTTGAGAAGGTTGGATCATCAGATGATGCTACTTTCTCCCCACTCAAGAGAAATTGCAGAACAGAGTTTGCTCAATGTGCTAGCTGCCCTTTTTCAGAGGAAGCCATGTCTATGCCCACGACTATCTCGTTTCTGTTGCAATTGATCCGGAAGAATATATCAAATGGGATTATGGATGAAGATTTAGAAAATCCAACCAGTTCGTTAAATCTGGAATCCTTCCTCAAGAGGAATATACCAAATCAGAGCCGTAGTAAAAATTCAAGTGAAAAAGAGGTCCGTCCATCATTGTATTTGGACACTGATGCTTCTTGTTTTTTAAAGAAGTTCAGGGTGTCTGATGATGAACCACACTTTCTCTTCAATCCATCATTGTCTGATGTTATCGATACCATCTCATTGGTCGAACTTCTAGCGGGCTACATG GAGACAATGAAAGGTTTACCATTGATGGAAGACCAAGGCATGTGGAGGGGCAAGAACCAATCTTACATCCAAAATCATTTTCCAAGGAAACAACCATGGTCTCCTCAGACTAATGCCCAAGAAATCTGA